A portion of the Pseudomonas sp. PSE14 genome contains these proteins:
- a CDS encoding DUF1249 domain-containing protein — translation MGVNLLRERYRVDLAGLQATCEANYLRLMRLLPEMREAQVSRRVALSEGERLLGVLALDVVEACPYTTVLQVRQELGLPWLPAPKLEVRVYHDARMAEVVGAEQARRLLAIYPYPNQAMHQPDEKNQLNQFLGEWLSHCLSCGHELEPVLQR, via the coding sequence ATGGGTGTGAATCTGTTGCGCGAGCGCTATCGCGTCGACCTGGCGGGGTTGCAGGCGACCTGCGAGGCGAACTACTTGCGCCTGATGCGCCTGTTGCCCGAAATGCGCGAGGCCCAGGTCTCGCGTCGTGTGGCGCTCAGCGAAGGCGAGCGTCTGCTCGGCGTGCTGGCGCTGGACGTGGTGGAAGCCTGCCCCTACACCACCGTGCTGCAGGTGCGCCAGGAGCTGGGCCTGCCCTGGCTGCCGGCGCCCAAGCTGGAAGTGCGGGTGTACCACGACGCGCGCATGGCCGAAGTGGTCGGCGCGGAGCAGGCCCGCCGCCTGCTGGCGATCTATCCCTATCCGAACCAGGCGATGCACCAGCCGGACGAGAAGAACCAGCTCAACCAGTTCCTCGGCGAGTGGCTGAGCCATTGCCTGTCCTGCGGCCATGAGCTGGAGCCGGTGCTGCAGCGTTGA
- a CDS encoding ABC transporter substrate-binding protein, with translation MTFRKNPFRMSRMHSLLLALGLCCATAQASENMVVVGYGGAGQKAQDAAFFQPFSKQSGVGVTQSEYNGEMARIKVMADTGHADWDVVQIEGPDLARGCDEGLFVPLDWQQIGGKDQLIPNAAKDCGSAALVWGVAIAYDADKLKPAPQSWTDFWDVKKFPGKRGLRKRAIYNLEFALMADGVKPADVYKELGTKAGVDRAFAKLDQIKPYVQWWEAGAQPAQWLAAGDVVMTTTYTGRIADAFKGGRNLQLVWPGSLYGMDYWAIIKGSQHVDAAKRFIAFANQSDAQVDYVKHIPYGPTNKQAAERLPSDLAGWVPTSPQNLPQGLAMDDEFWVDHGEELEERFNAWAAQ, from the coding sequence ATGACTTTCCGCAAGAACCCTTTCCGCATGAGCAGGATGCATTCGCTGCTGCTCGCCCTCGGACTCTGCTGCGCTACCGCCCAGGCCAGCGAGAACATGGTGGTGGTCGGCTACGGCGGCGCCGGCCAGAAGGCCCAGGATGCGGCCTTCTTCCAGCCCTTCAGCAAGCAGTCCGGGGTCGGGGTGACCCAGAGCGAGTACAACGGCGAAATGGCCCGTATCAAGGTGATGGCCGACACCGGCCATGCCGACTGGGACGTGGTGCAGATCGAGGGCCCGGACCTGGCCCGCGGCTGTGACGAGGGGCTGTTCGTGCCGCTGGACTGGCAGCAGATCGGCGGCAAGGATCAACTGATCCCCAACGCAGCCAAGGACTGCGGTTCCGCCGCGCTGGTCTGGGGCGTGGCGATCGCCTATGACGCCGACAAGCTCAAGCCGGCGCCGCAATCCTGGACCGATTTCTGGGACGTGAAGAAATTCCCCGGCAAGCGCGGCCTGCGCAAACGCGCCATCTACAACCTGGAGTTCGCCCTGATGGCGGACGGCGTGAAACCGGCCGACGTGTACAAGGAGCTGGGCACCAAGGCCGGCGTCGATCGCGCCTTTGCCAAGCTCGACCAGATCAAGCCCTACGTGCAGTGGTGGGAAGCCGGCGCGCAGCCCGCGCAGTGGCTGGCCGCCGGTGACGTGGTGATGACCACCACCTACACCGGGCGCATCGCCGATGCCTTCAAGGGTGGACGCAACCTGCAGCTGGTCTGGCCAGGCAGCCTGTATGGCATGGATTACTGGGCGATCATCAAGGGCTCGCAGCACGTCGATGCGGCCAAGCGTTTCATCGCCTTTGCCAATCAGTCCGATGCCCAGGTGGATTATGTGAAGCACATCCCCTATGGTCCGACCAACAAGCAGGCCGCCGAGCGGCTGCCGTCGGATCTGGCAGGCTGGGTGCCGACCTCGCCGCAGAACCTGCCCCAGGGGCTGGCGATGGATGATGAGTTCTGGGTCGACCACGGCGAAGAGCTGGAAGAGCGCTTCAACGCCTGGGCCGCCCAGTGA
- a CDS encoding TolC family outer membrane protein — translation MLRRLSLAVAVAASTGFAWAAQPAPAASSLPTKTDLIRVYKDAVDNNADLAAAQADYLARKEAVPQARSGLLPQINAGANVGSNRTSLDEPNATLNRSSQVLQATLSQPLFRADRWFQLKAAENVSEQAQLEFSATQQALILQSAETYFGVLRAQDNLAASKAEEAAFKRQLDQSNERFDVGLSDKTDVLESQASYDTARANRLVAEQQVDDAFQALVTLTNREYSALEGILHSMPVVAPVPNDAKAWVDTSVQQNLALQASNYAVDAAEETLRQRKAGHLPTVDAVAQYQKGDNDALGFTNSTANAGQRQYGKWVDESSIGLQLNVPIYSGGLTSSQVREAYQRLSQSEQLRESQRRQVVQNARNQHRAVNTDVEQVKARRQAIISNQSSLEATEIGYQVGTRNIVDVLDAQRSLYNSVRDYNNTRYDYILDNLRLKQTAGTLAPSDLEALSSYLKPDYNPDKDFLPPDLAKAAEAQLKSSPKY, via the coding sequence ATGCTGCGCAGACTCTCCCTGGCTGTCGCCGTGGCCGCTTCGACAGGCTTTGCCTGGGCCGCACAGCCCGCTCCGGCGGCCTCTTCCCTGCCGACCAAGACGGACCTTATTCGCGTCTATAAAGACGCCGTCGACAACAACGCCGACCTCGCCGCAGCGCAGGCCGACTACCTGGCCCGCAAGGAAGCCGTGCCCCAGGCGCGTTCCGGCCTGCTGCCGCAGATCAACGCCGGCGCCAACGTGGGCAGCAACCGCACCTCGCTGGACGAACCCAACGCCACGCTGAACCGCAGCAGCCAGGTGCTCCAGGCGACCCTGAGCCAGCCGCTGTTCCGCGCCGACCGCTGGTTCCAGCTCAAGGCAGCGGAAAACGTCAGCGAACAGGCCCAGCTGGAATTCTCCGCGACCCAGCAGGCGCTGATCCTGCAGAGCGCCGAGACCTACTTCGGCGTGCTCCGCGCCCAGGACAACCTGGCCGCCAGCAAGGCCGAGGAAGCGGCCTTCAAGCGCCAGCTCGACCAGTCCAACGAACGCTTCGACGTCGGCCTGTCGGACAAGACCGACGTGCTCGAATCCCAGGCCAGCTACGACACCGCGCGGGCCAACCGCCTGGTGGCCGAACAGCAGGTGGATGACGCCTTCCAGGCCCTGGTCACCCTGACCAACCGTGAGTACAGCGCCCTCGAAGGCATCCTGCACTCCATGCCGGTGGTCGCGCCGGTGCCCAACGATGCCAAGGCCTGGGTGGATACCTCGGTGCAGCAGAACCTGGCGCTGCAGGCCAGCAACTATGCGGTCGACGCCGCCGAAGAGACCCTGCGCCAGCGCAAGGCCGGCCACCTGCCGACCGTCGACGCCGTGGCGCAGTACCAGAAGGGCGACAACGACGCCCTGGGCTTCACCAATAGCACGGCGAATGCAGGACAGCGGCAGTACGGCAAATGGGTCGACGAGAGCAGCATCGGCCTGCAGCTGAACGTGCCGATCTACAGCGGCGGCCTGACCAGCTCCCAGGTCCGCGAGGCCTACCAGCGACTGAGCCAGAGCGAACAACTGCGCGAGAGCCAGCGCCGCCAGGTGGTGCAGAACGCCCGCAACCAGCACCGCGCGGTGAACACCGACGTAGAGCAGGTGAAGGCGCGGCGCCAGGCGATCATCTCCAACCAGAGCTCGCTGGAAGCCACCGAGATCGGCTACCAGGTCGGTACCCGCAACATCGTCGACGTACTGGATGCCCAGCGTTCGCTGTACAACTCGGTGCGCGACTACAACAACACCCGTTACGACTACATCCTCGACAACCTGCGCCTGAAGCAGACCGCCGGCACCCTGGCGCCGAGCGACCTGGAGGCGCTGAGCAGCTACCTCAAGCCCGACTACAACCCGGACAAGGACTTCCTGCCGCCGGACCTGGCCAAGGCCGCGGAGGCGCAGCTCAAGTCCAGTCCCAAGTACTGA
- a CDS encoding class II aldolase/adducin family protein — MTSMSAQAVSRATCPPEEWKLREELAACYRLIAHFRMSDLIFTHISVRIPGPEHHFLINPYGLMFDEITASSLVKIDLSGHPVEPTPYKVNPAGFVIHSAIHGAREDAQCVLHTHTRAGCAVAAQACGLLPLNQMSMEFYGRLGYHEYEGIALSMDEQQRLVRDLGEEHIGLMLRNHGLLTVGQTVQQAFLRMYYLEKACDIQLAAQAGGELVIPSEEVCRYTEQQFNAPQRPLAEGELNDTDGNDLAWAALLRLLDRVSPGYRD; from the coding sequence ATGACGTCGATGTCGGCGCAGGCCGTGAGCCGCGCCACCTGTCCGCCCGAGGAGTGGAAACTGCGCGAGGAGCTGGCGGCCTGCTACCGGCTGATCGCGCATTTCCGCATGAGTGACCTGATCTTCACCCATATCTCGGTGCGCATCCCCGGTCCCGAGCACCACTTCCTGATCAACCCCTACGGGCTGATGTTCGACGAGATCACCGCGTCGAGCCTGGTGAAGATCGATCTCTCCGGCCATCCGGTGGAGCCGACGCCGTACAAGGTCAACCCGGCCGGTTTCGTCATCCACAGCGCCATCCACGGCGCCCGCGAGGATGCGCAGTGCGTGCTGCACACCCACACCCGTGCCGGTTGCGCGGTGGCCGCGCAGGCCTGTGGATTGCTGCCGCTGAACCAGATGTCCATGGAGTTCTACGGGCGGCTCGGCTACCACGAATACGAAGGCATCGCCCTGTCGATGGACGAGCAGCAGCGCCTGGTGCGCGACCTGGGCGAGGAGCACATCGGCCTGATGCTGCGCAACCACGGCCTGCTGACCGTGGGCCAGACCGTGCAGCAGGCGTTTCTGCGCATGTACTACCTGGAGAAGGCCTGCGACATCCAACTGGCGGCGCAGGCCGGTGGCGAACTGGTGATTCCGTCGGAGGAGGTCTGCCGGTACACCGAGCAGCAGTTCAACGCGCCGCAGCGGCCGCTGGCCGAGGGCGAGTTGAACGATACGGATGGCAATGACCTGGCCTGGGCGGCGCTGCTGCGGTTGCTGGATCGGGTGTCGCCGGGGTATCGGGACTGA
- a CDS encoding AraC family ligand binding domain-containing protein, with product MSEVRHFQQSALQFQSYAGEPVERAAICRLIGPTDSQTMGAGLACFDGVSIEWTVLYDELIVVLEGRFRLRLADRVIEASPGDVIWVPERTPLAYEGEKARVFYALYPVDWQARNA from the coding sequence GTGTCCGAGGTTCGTCACTTCCAGCAATCCGCCCTGCAATTCCAGTCCTACGCTGGCGAACCGGTGGAGCGCGCGGCCATCTGTCGCCTGATCGGCCCAACCGACAGCCAGACCATGGGCGCGGGCCTGGCGTGTTTCGATGGCGTGTCCATCGAGTGGACGGTGCTCTACGACGAACTGATCGTGGTGCTCGAAGGCAGGTTCCGCCTGCGCCTGGCCGACCGCGTGATCGAAGCTTCGCCGGGCGACGTGATCTGGGTCCCCGAACGCACTCCGCTGGCCTACGAAGGCGAAAAGGCCCGTGTGTTCTATGCCCTCTATCCGGTGGATTGGCAGGCGCGCAACGCCTGA
- a CDS encoding NUDIX domain-containing protein yields the protein MSDTFKPGPQDVEIQKREQCFKGFYKLDRLHLRHRQFAGGMGPVLTRELFVRHDAVCVLPYDPQRDEVVMIEQFRVGAMDAGVNPWLLELVAGLIDKDEEPEEVARREAVEEAGLTLGSLWPIAQYLPSPGGSNELVHLFVGRCDSSAAAGIHGLAEEGEDIRVHVLPFEEALQAVRDGRINNAASMLALQWLALNRAEVRGLWV from the coding sequence ATGTCGGACACGTTCAAACCAGGCCCCCAGGATGTCGAGATCCAGAAGCGCGAGCAGTGCTTCAAGGGCTTTTACAAACTCGACCGGCTGCACCTGCGGCACCGCCAGTTCGCCGGTGGCATGGGCCCCGTACTGACCCGCGAGTTGTTCGTGCGTCACGATGCCGTCTGCGTACTGCCTTACGACCCGCAGCGCGATGAAGTGGTGATGATCGAGCAGTTTCGCGTCGGGGCCATGGACGCCGGGGTCAATCCCTGGCTGCTGGAACTGGTCGCCGGCCTGATCGACAAGGACGAGGAACCGGAAGAGGTGGCCCGCCGCGAAGCGGTGGAAGAGGCCGGGCTGACCCTCGGCTCGCTCTGGCCGATCGCCCAGTACCTGCCGTCGCCCGGCGGCAGCAACGAGCTGGTGCACCTGTTCGTCGGCCGCTGCGACAGCAGCGCCGCGGCGGGCATCCATGGCCTGGCGGAAGAGGGCGAGGACATCCGTGTGCACGTGCTGCCCTTCGAAGAGGCGCTGCAGGCCGTGCGCGACGGACGCATCAACAACGCGGCGAGCATGCTCGCCCTGCAATGGCTGGCGCTGAACCGCGCCGAGGTAAGGGGGTTATGGGTGTGA
- the cytX gene encoding putative hydroxymethylpyrimidine transporter CytX produces MTTATNYSPTVAVDTAQRVLGLRDVFSLWFSLGIGLMVLQTGALLAPGLGLAGALGAILLGTLVGVLLLASAGVIGTDTGLAAMASLKLSLGSHGAALPAVLNLLQLVGWGAFEIIVMRDAASLLAGRAFGEGSGWTSPALWTLVFGALATLLAVSGPLAFVRRVLRRWGIWLLIAACIWLTFDLFKRADLAALWAKAGDGSMPFAVGFDIAIAMPLSWLPLIADYSRFGKRAGHTFGGAALGFFIGCFWLMGLGVAYTLAFAEGSDANALLLALAGAGMGIPLLLILLDESEKAFADIHSAAVSSGILLPLKVEHLALAIGVICTLIAWFAPLAQYQNFLLLIGSVFAPLFGVVLVDHFVLRRRAPAAIPHGLRWGSLLAWAGGVVVYHLLANYQPDLGATLPALVVAGVLQLLLGRIGAKA; encoded by the coding sequence GTGACCACCGCCACCAACTATTCCCCCACCGTCGCCGTCGACACCGCCCAGCGCGTGCTCGGCCTGCGCGATGTATTTTCCCTCTGGTTCTCCCTCGGCATCGGCCTGATGGTGCTGCAGACCGGCGCCCTGCTGGCGCCCGGCCTGGGCCTGGCCGGCGCGCTGGGCGCGATCCTGCTCGGCACCCTGGTCGGCGTGCTGCTGCTGGCCAGCGCCGGGGTGATCGGCACCGACACCGGCCTGGCGGCCATGGCCTCGCTCAAGCTGAGCCTGGGCAGCCACGGCGCCGCGCTGCCGGCGGTGCTCAACCTGCTGCAACTGGTGGGTTGGGGCGCCTTCGAGATCATCGTCATGCGTGATGCCGCCAGCCTGCTGGCGGGCCGCGCCTTCGGCGAAGGCAGTGGCTGGACCAGTCCGGCGCTCTGGACCCTGGTATTCGGGGCGCTGGCGACCCTGCTGGCGGTCAGCGGGCCGCTCGCCTTCGTCCGCCGCGTGCTGCGCCGCTGGGGCATCTGGCTTTTGATCGCCGCCTGCATCTGGCTGACCTTCGACCTGTTCAAGCGCGCCGACCTGGCCGCACTCTGGGCCAAGGCTGGTGACGGTTCGATGCCGTTCGCCGTGGGCTTCGACATCGCCATCGCCATGCCGCTGTCGTGGCTGCCGCTGATCGCCGACTACTCGCGTTTCGGCAAGCGCGCCGGGCACACCTTCGGCGGCGCCGCGCTGGGCTTCTTCATTGGCTGCTTCTGGCTGATGGGTCTGGGCGTGGCCTACACCCTGGCATTCGCCGAGGGCAGCGACGCCAACGCGCTGCTGCTGGCACTGGCCGGCGCCGGCATGGGCATCCCGCTGCTGCTGATCCTGCTGGACGAGTCGGAGAAGGCCTTTGCCGACATCCACTCGGCGGCTGTGTCCAGCGGCATCCTGCTGCCGCTGAAGGTCGAGCACCTGGCGCTGGCCATCGGCGTGATCTGCACCCTGATCGCCTGGTTCGCACCGTTGGCGCAGTACCAGAATTTCCTGCTGCTGATTGGCTCAGTGTTCGCCCCGCTGTTCGGCGTGGTGCTGGTGGACCATTTCGTCCTCCGTCGCCGCGCGCCAGCCGCCATTCCCCATGGGCTGCGCTGGGGTTCGCTGCTGGCCTGGGCCGGTGGCGTGGTGGTCTATCACCTGCTGGCGAACTACCAACCGGACCTGGGCGCGACCCTGCCGGCGCTGGTGGTGGCGGGTGTGTTGCAACTGCTGCTGGGGCGGATCGGCGCCAAGGCCTGA
- a CDS encoding RsiV family protein — protein sequence MRLLKLAALGSLCLLLGACQGLFKPGLDEPLTARHTAFEHLKPGCQGEQCPLFNLDTLNFDDEPALNAAIDQQLLELARSPDGAVPASLEVYEKRFLDGAQPGWSSYLQAKIREQHDGLVIIELSSYRFTGGEYGQPGRAFINYDRRLHKVLALSDILLPGQEEAFWKTARLAHQAWVLQNKLDEQDPNFSKNWPFQTTPHFALTFGALTLKYDIDRIAPHSVGHPELKIPYPRLNGIVKPYYFPGRGAQ from the coding sequence ATGCGTCTTCTGAAACTCGCTGCCCTCGGCAGCCTCTGCCTGTTATTGGGGGCCTGCCAGGGCCTGTTCAAGCCTGGTCTGGACGAACCGCTCACCGCCCGTCACACCGCCTTCGAGCACCTCAAGCCCGGCTGTCAGGGCGAGCAGTGCCCGCTGTTCAACCTGGACACCCTGAACTTCGACGACGAGCCGGCGCTCAACGCGGCGATCGACCAGCAGCTGCTGGAGCTCGCGCGCAGCCCGGACGGCGCGGTGCCGGCCAGCCTCGAGGTCTACGAGAAACGCTTCCTGGACGGTGCCCAACCCGGCTGGAGCAGCTACCTGCAAGCCAAGATCCGCGAACAGCATGACGGTCTGGTGATCATCGAACTGTCCAGCTATCGCTTCACCGGCGGCGAGTACGGTCAACCGGGGCGGGCCTTCATCAATTATGACCGTCGTTTGCACAAGGTGTTGGCATTGTCGGACATTCTTCTGCCCGGCCAGGAGGAAGCCTTCTGGAAGACCGCGCGCCTGGCGCACCAGGCATGGGTGCTGCAGAACAAGCTGGATGAGCAGGACCCGAACTTCTCGAAGAACTGGCCGTTCCAGACCACGCCGCACTTCGCCCTGACCTTCGGCGCGCTGACGCTCAAGTACGACATCGACCGCATCGCGCCGCACTCGGTCGGGCATCCGGAGCTGAAGATTCCTTATCCGCGCCTGAATGGCATCGTGAAGCCGTATTACTTCCCGGGGCGCGGGGCGCAGTAG
- the thiC gene encoding phosphomethylpyrimidine synthase ThiC codes for MSTQKNNVTRLEQLDRQSTQPFPNSKKVYLTGSRPDIRVPVREISLADTPTAFGGEKNAPVMVYDTSGPYTDPDVRIDLRKGLPDVRSRWIDERGDTEILPGLTSEFGQSRLADPSLDALRFAHVRTPRRAKAGKNVTQMHYARQGIITPEMEYIAIRENMKLQEARAAGLLDAQHPGQSFGASIPKEITPEFVRDEVARGRAIIPANINHTELEPMIIGRNFLVKINGNIGNSALGSSIEEEVEKLTWGIRWGADTVMDLSTGKHIHETREWILRNSPVPIGTVPIYQALEKVNGIAEDLTWEIFRDTLIEQAEQGVDYFTIHAGVLLRYVPLTAKRVTGIVSRGGSIMAKWCLAHHQENFLYTHFEEICEIMKAYDVSFSLGDGLRPGSVADANDAAQFGELETLGELTRIAWKHDVQVLIEGPGHVPMHLIKENMEKQLECCDEAPFYTLGPLTTDIAPGYDHITSGIGAAMIGWYGCAMLCYVTPKEHLGLPNKDDVKTGIITYKIAAHAADLAKGHPGAQIRDNALSKARFEFRWEDQFNLGLDPDTARAFHDETLPKDSAKVAHFCSMCGPKFCSMKITQEVRDYAKENGLTDEQKAIEAGFQQQSARFKEEGSVIYKQV; via the coding sequence ATGAGCACCCAGAAAAACAACGTCACCCGCCTTGAACAGCTGGACCGCCAGTCGACCCAGCCTTTCCCGAATTCGAAAAAGGTCTACCTGACCGGCTCGCGCCCGGACATCCGTGTCCCCGTGCGGGAAATCTCCCTCGCCGACACTCCCACCGCCTTCGGCGGCGAGAAGAACGCCCCGGTGATGGTCTATGACACCTCCGGCCCGTACACCGACCCGGACGTACGCATCGACCTGCGCAAGGGCCTGCCGGACGTGCGTTCGCGCTGGATCGACGAGCGCGGCGACACCGAAATCCTCCCCGGCCTGACCTCCGAGTTCGGCCAGTCGCGCCTGGCCGACCCCAGCCTCGACGCGCTGCGCTTCGCCCACGTGCGCACCCCGCGCCGCGCCAAGGCTGGCAAGAACGTCACGCAGATGCACTACGCGCGCCAGGGCATCATCACCCCGGAGATGGAATACATCGCCATCCGCGAGAACATGAAGCTGCAGGAAGCCCGCGCCGCCGGCCTGCTGGATGCCCAGCATCCGGGCCAGAGCTTCGGTGCCAGCATCCCCAAGGAAATCACCCCCGAGTTCGTCCGTGACGAAGTGGCCCGTGGCCGCGCGATCATCCCGGCGAACATCAACCACACCGAACTGGAACCGATGATCATCGGCCGCAACTTCCTGGTGAAGATCAACGGCAACATCGGCAACAGCGCGCTGGGTTCCTCCATCGAGGAAGAAGTGGAGAAGCTCACCTGGGGCATCCGCTGGGGCGCCGATACGGTGATGGACCTTTCCACTGGCAAGCACATCCACGAGACCCGCGAGTGGATCCTGCGCAACAGCCCGGTACCCATCGGCACCGTGCCGATCTACCAGGCGCTGGAGAAGGTCAACGGCATCGCCGAGGACCTGACCTGGGAAATCTTCCGCGACACCCTGATCGAACAGGCCGAGCAGGGCGTGGACTACTTCACCATCCACGCCGGCGTGCTGCTGCGCTACGTGCCGCTGACCGCCAAGCGCGTCACCGGCATCGTCTCCCGTGGCGGCTCGATCATGGCCAAGTGGTGCCTGGCGCATCACCAGGAAAACTTCCTCTACACGCATTTCGAAGAGATCTGCGAAATCATGAAGGCCTACGACGTCAGCTTCTCGCTGGGCGATGGCCTGCGCCCCGGCTCGGTGGCCGACGCCAACGACGCCGCCCAGTTCGGTGAGCTGGAAACCCTCGGCGAGCTGACCCGCATCGCCTGGAAGCATGACGTCCAGGTGCTGATCGAAGGCCCCGGCCACGTGCCCATGCACCTGATCAAGGAGAACATGGAGAAGCAGCTGGAGTGCTGCGACGAGGCGCCGTTCTACACCCTCGGTCCGCTGACCACCGACATCGCGCCGGGCTACGACCACATCACCTCCGGCATCGGCGCGGCGATGATCGGCTGGTACGGCTGCGCCATGCTCTGCTACGTCACGCCCAAGGAACACCTGGGCCTGCCGAACAAGGATGACGTGAAGACCGGCATCATCACCTACAAGATCGCCGCCCACGCCGCCGACCTCGCCAAGGGCCATCCGGGCGCGCAGATCCGCGACAACGCGCTGTCCAAGGCGCGCTTCGAGTTCCGCTGGGAAGACCAGTTCAACCTCGGCCTGGACCCGGACACCGCCCGTGCCTTCCACGACGAGACCCTGCCCAAGGACTCGGCCAAGGTCGCGCATTTCTGCTCCATGTGCGGGCCGAAGTTCTGCTCCATGAAGATCACCCAGGAAGTCCGCGACTACGCCAAGGAGAACGGCCTCACCGATGAGCAGAAAGCCATCGAGGCCGGCTTCCAGCAGCAGTCCGCGCGCTTCAAGGAAGAAGGCTCGGTGATCTACAAGCAGGTGTGA
- the cpdA gene encoding 3',5'-cyclic-AMP phosphodiesterase, with amino-acid sequence MPPVPVPPSDTKSVLLVQLSDSHLFAEPDGRLLGMDTADSLSQVVRLVRDEQPDIDLVLATGDLSQDASLESYQRFREITAPIAAPIRWFPGNHDELEPMREATAGTDLLEPVIDLGAWRVVLLDSTIPGAVPGQMNDAQLDLLERAIQAAPDRHLLISFHHHPVPIGSQWMDRIGIRNPQRLFAVLDRYPNVRCLLWGHVHQEIDHMRGDVRLLASPSTCVQFTPGSEDFCVDSPAPGYRWLRLHPDGSLETGVSRVTGIDFEVDYSIKGY; translated from the coding sequence TTGCCTCCAGTGCCCGTACCCCCCTCCGATACCAAATCGGTCCTGCTGGTCCAGCTCTCCGACAGCCATCTGTTCGCCGAACCCGATGGTCGTCTGCTGGGCATGGACACCGCCGACAGCCTGAGCCAGGTGGTCCGCCTCGTTCGTGACGAGCAGCCGGACATCGACCTGGTGCTGGCCACGGGCGACCTGTCGCAGGATGCCAGCCTGGAGTCCTACCAGCGCTTCCGTGAGATCACCGCGCCCATCGCCGCGCCGATCCGCTGGTTCCCCGGCAACCATGACGAACTGGAGCCGATGCGCGAAGCGACGGCGGGCACCGACCTGCTCGAGCCGGTGATCGACCTCGGCGCCTGGCGCGTCGTCCTGCTCGACTCCACCATCCCGGGCGCCGTGCCGGGGCAGATGAACGATGCGCAGCTCGACCTGCTCGAACGTGCCATCCAGGCCGCGCCGGACAGGCACCTGCTGATCAGCTTCCACCACCACCCGGTGCCCATCGGCAGCCAGTGGATGGATCGCATCGGTATCCGCAATCCACAGCGGCTGTTCGCCGTGCTCGACCGCTACCCGAACGTCCGCTGCCTGCTCTGGGGGCATGTGCACCAGGAGATCGACCACATGCGCGGTGACGTGCGCCTGCTGGCATCGCCGTCCACCTGCGTACAGTTCACTCCGGGCAGCGAGGATTTCTGCGTGGACAGTCCCGCACCGGGCTATCGCTGGTTGCGCCTGCATCCCGATGGTTCGCTGGAAACGGGCGTGTCGCGGGTGACCGGCATCGACTTCGAAGTCGACTACAGCATCAAGGGCTATTGA